The sequence TAGTAACAGATAGAATACTTCTTGGATGCAGCTTTAATATGTATAATACAATACTACTTACGTGTAATAAAGCATGTAAGGTTTCAGAGAGCAAAAGAACATTAGTTATATTGTTTCACTTAAGAGGTTATACAAAACACTATTGCAGTTCATAGACCAAACATTACGTACTACTTATTATGTAACTATTCAAACAAAGTAAATTTCatgtaaaataatataataatgtatttatttttcaaatataatttaatttataaatatactagataTAAGAATAACTTTctaaaatagtatataatgTTGCACTatgtattataatattatatacagTTTATATTGAAACTATATTTAGTTTAGAGTGTTTTCATAAAGTTATGGGAGCAGTAATAATCAACTTATCATTAGAAGCAGTAACattactaatatttatttttgtatATAGAGTAGTATTAATCAATGCACTACAAAAATTATCAATTATTACTAATTGTAAGGCCAATACGGGGTACTACATTGAGTACATAAATTGCGGTATATACAGGCATTATTCCTGTTTTGAACAAAACTTGGCTTACTACTCTAATATTCGGCACCTAAAGCTGAACTTGCTGACCCCTCTTTCTCTATCGGGTATAGAGAGGTATTCATTATTGTATGGACTTTTGCAATTATGAGTCGAAAAGAATACATGTTACAGCTAGCAAAGGGTTAACTGAGCAGTTATGCATGGATAAAAATAAGACTAGGATGCTTCATAATATTATTTGTTGAAAAGGAAATTGTAAAGAAACAGgtaggctttaataaataaagttactaTAGTAGAGTTATATTTACTACATTACTATGTTACATTAtgtattactatatatattgtatatagtataataattctataatgTGTCTGATGTTCAAcaattaatatctttatactGTCAATCAATTGTTATGCAATGTATATTGTAACAAATATTCATCTAAGCTTCGGTTAATAATTTGTATTTTATACTGCTTGTATTAGTATAGTATCGAAACTAGCACTTACAGAATAAGCTGCATAATTCGTCCAAGGCGCTTCTGCAAGTACAAGGATAGAGCAGGATCGGACAACAATGGCGGATTTAACCCTTGCAGCAGACGGTTAGTTGGAGACACTGTCATTAACTGAAAGAGCACTAGTGCAGCCAGGGTATACTTGTGATAAGCAGTAGCGGAAACCTTGACAAAGCACTATGCGGAGTAACCTACGCAGGTATTGTTCTACCTCCCTGAACAAGGTTCGGCCCGAATACCAGCCGTTTCAATAGCGACCTCGCGAACAATTTAAAGCAACTACCCTAGAGAGAGATAGAAGGTAAATCTGGCATTCAGTAATAAACTAATGATATTGGggaaagaggcagagaaaggaaataatAACTCAAAGCTGTTGCAGTGCTTGCCATTAGCATTTCCACCCTTTAAAATCTGTCAAGGTGAAATATGTACATATCCTGCAACTCACTCAAAGATTGACGCAATAAACTACGTAGAAATCATACCCGAAGGGAATATGATATCATGATAAATGGGCTAACAGCTGTAGCCGTATGTCTTCTAAATCAGAACATGGTGCCTAGCTTAAACTCTTACTTTGCAGAGTCAGAGCAAGTATTAGTTGGCCTTGACCATACTTGTTAGTTGATTGAAAGCCATATACTAAGTTGTGTTTGCTACATCTGACTATCATTTGCTAACTCCCTGTATCGCTTGAAACATGACATCTCCTATACAAGGAGATTATTGAAATAGCCATTCCTGTGTGCATTTTGAAACTACATTACAATCCGCCTACCAAAAGCTCTGTTCGGACAGTTGCGCTAGCCTCTCCTAACGCCTTTTTCAGGCGTTCAGAAACTTTAGTTGCAACGATAGGCGTGATGGCCACCTGCTTATCTTTAATCTTTAGTTTTACCGCATTGAACACCTTTTCATTGTCAGTCATCCTGTTCAGCATATTTAACTCAGCCTCGGATACAAGACTATCAAGGCGTTGAGGTTTAAAAGCTACTCCATCTTCGCTGGAGAGAAAACAAACGTCTTTCAACCAAAACTTTTGAAGTATGCTGGCTGGTCCGGTTATTTTTGCGGTGTCAGGCCTGTCTAAGCTTGCGGCATGAAAAACAGCAGCCACGGGGAGCTCTATAACTCTTGATGTCCCAAACGGgtttgaagaaaagaatgacTGTAGCGTTGAAGGGGGACCGAATATGGTAGTTGCCCAAGCAGACGTTGCGCCAACATAAGGTACCTTACTTTGAGGCGTGCCCTTGGAAAGTCAGTTATGGGCAGTTTATTGGGTAATGGTAAAACACTACCTGGATTTTGTGAAATTCATCAATAGATGCCTGAGCGTCGGCTCCAGAAATACCAATAACCGCCCGCGCCCAGCTTCCAGTGCGGTCATTACTAAGTGCAGCAGTTCGACGATCTACATCAAGGCCAACCCGCAGCGAGATAGCAACA comes from Trichoderma asperellum chromosome 3, complete sequence and encodes:
- a CDS encoding uncharacterized protein (TransMembrane:1 (i78-97o)~EggNog:ENOG41), with translation MPEVHLLVFGDQTETAIPMDELYQYAHESKYISQYLQNSFDAVQNVLDSLSDTEKERFKFDSFQSVAERVRLDKTPDIVLRTLVLCVAQLGSLIFTLENDSDLRNSWASQNIMIVASCAGQVPAAAAATTHSIDDLVAVAPEIVAISLRVGLDVDRRTAALSNDRTGSWARAVIGISGADAQASIDEFHKIQGTPQSKVPYVGATSAWATTIFGPPSTLQSFFSSNPFGTSRVIELPVAAVFHAASLDRPDTAKITGPASILQKFWLKDVCFLSSEDGVAFKPQRLDSLVSEAELNMLNRMTDNEKVFNAVKLKIKDKQVAITPIVATKVSERLKKALGEASATVRTELLVGGL